In the genome of Patescibacteria group bacterium, one region contains:
- the gatC gene encoding Asp-tRNA(Asn)/Glu-tRNA(Gln) amidotransferase subunit GatC — translation MISVEQLRKLAALARIKVAPEEEEKLAADMGGILDYVNQIQEISGDAPKSQEKTKNVLREDTNPHESGIHTEAILNEAPKREGDYLKVKKILG, via the coding sequence ATGATTTCAGTTGAACAACTACGCAAACTTGCAGCCTTAGCACGCATTAAGGTAGCCCCAGAAGAAGAAGAAAAATTAGCTGCTGATATGGGTGGAATCTTAGATTATGTAAATCAGATTCAAGAAATTTCGGGTGATGCTCCTAAATCACAAGAAAAAACAAAAAATGTTTTGCGGGAAGATACAAATCCTCATGAATCAGGTATTCATACTGAAGCTATTTTAAATGAAGCACCAAAGCGTGAAGGTGATTACCTAAAAGTAAAAAAGATTCTCGGCTAA
- the gatA gene encoding Asp-tRNA(Asn)/Glu-tRNA(Gln) amidotransferase subunit GatA, with amino-acid sequence MINLKDLTIRKAHEALVKGDFTAVELAQAYLSEIEKKNKELNAFLEVYSDVLTQAEAADAKIKAGKATLLTGIPISIKDNILIKGKKVSSASKMLENYTGTYDATVITKLKEEGAVFIGRTNMDEFAMGGSTENSAFGVVKNPYDTARVPGGSSGGAAAAVAADMCLVSLGSDTGGSIRQPASYTNLVGLKPTYGAVSRHGLMAMTSSFDQIGPLTKTVEDAEIVFNAIKGKDIMDATSIDTPTSTELSETKDKKYKIGIPYEFLKEGVDADVLQNFNESIDLLKKHGCEIVDISLPNIRYALGVYYIIVPAEVSSNLARFDGVKYGLHKDGKDLLEDYLLTRQEGFGKEVRRRIMLGTYVLSSGYYDAYYNKAMKVRELLKQDFEKVFSSVDAVLVPTSPMPAFKIGEKSENPLAMYLADIFTVSANITSLPAMSVPAGFVEREGKQLPVGIQFTAPYAEEPTLFALGKLFEGLRS; translated from the coding sequence ATGATCAATCTTAAAGACCTGACAATTAGAAAAGCACACGAAGCACTTGTGAAAGGCGATTTTACTGCAGTTGAATTAGCACAAGCCTACCTTTCAGAAATAGAAAAGAAAAATAAAGAACTTAATGCATTTCTTGAAGTATACTCGGATGTACTTACCCAAGCAGAAGCTGCAGATGCAAAGATAAAAGCAGGGAAGGCAACACTTCTTACTGGAATTCCTATATCTATCAAAGATAATATTTTAATCAAAGGCAAGAAAGTTAGTTCAGCATCAAAGATGCTCGAGAATTATACTGGTACCTATGATGCAACTGTAATCACAAAATTAAAAGAAGAAGGTGCTGTATTTATTGGTCGCACAAACATGGATGAATTTGCCATGGGTGGCTCAACAGAGAACTCTGCGTTTGGAGTTGTAAAGAACCCTTACGACACAGCTCGAGTGCCTGGAGGCTCTTCTGGAGGTGCTGCAGCTGCTGTAGCTGCCGATATGTGTTTGGTGTCACTTGGATCAGATACTGGTGGATCAATCCGACAACCAGCAAGTTATACAAATCTCGTTGGATTAAAACCAACATACGGTGCAGTATCTCGACATGGTCTTATGGCAATGACATCTTCATTTGACCAAATTGGTCCACTCACAAAAACTGTAGAAGATGCAGAAATTGTTTTTAATGCAATTAAAGGTAAAGATATAATGGATGCAACAAGTATCGATACTCCAACATCTACTGAATTAAGTGAAACAAAAGATAAAAAATATAAGATTGGAATTCCTTATGAGTTCTTAAAAGAGGGAGTTGATGCTGATGTACTTCAAAACTTTAATGAATCTATAGATTTACTCAAAAAACATGGATGTGAAATTGTTGATATCTCACTCCCAAACATTCGCTATGCACTCGGTGTTTATTATATAATTGTACCAGCAGAGGTTTCTTCAAACCTCGCGCGATTTGATGGAGTGAAGTATGGACTTCATAAAGATGGGAAAGATCTTTTGGAGGATTACTTACTTACTCGACAAGAAGGATTCGGTAAAGAAGTTCGACGGCGAATTATGCTTGGTACGTATGTGCTTTCATCAGGTTATTATGATGCATATTATAATAAAGCAATGAAAGTGCGAGAATTACTCAAGCAAGATTTTGAAAAAGTATTTAGTAGTGTAGATGCAGTGCTTGTTCCTACATCACCAATGCCTGCATTTAAGATCGGAGAAAAATCTGAAAATCCTCTTGCCATGTATCTTGCTGATATCTTTACCGTATCAGCAAATATCACATCGCTTCCAGCTATGTCAGTACCTGCCGGATTTGTAGAGAGAGAAGGAAAGCAGCTACCAGTCGGTATTCAGTTTACTGCACCATATGCAGAAGAGCCGACCCTCTTCGCACTTGGGAAGTTGTTTGAAGGTCTTCGCTCATAA